One genomic window of Cinclus cinclus chromosome 6, bCinCin1.1, whole genome shotgun sequence includes the following:
- the LOC134045610 gene encoding LOW QUALITY PROTEIN: inositol 1,4,5-trisphosphate receptor-interacting protein-like 1 (The sequence of the model RefSeq protein was modified relative to this genomic sequence to represent the inferred CDS: deleted 1 base in 1 codon), which yields MQGQPLMGEPWAGHTAAAAAAAAAAALLPASCVGSCPSWPRSPSILVPAAPTASCLPHSPTQGLLSILPQTMNSVVLLFVLLKTLIQYPQLVGDVPDEETRLRMEVHAKHMEWERIRLEWQVEQLDLKQSGVEQSLQLLALAVLLFLVLVLWLMGCKKSLRREEPEEGNNGANKEEVRNGLANEEVDVGNAEEEDDANGEEDGNGDGNVQENGNVAGNGEDNIENAVVNEAANAANNDLAIAAYEGDNDLDDNVGRTLMQRIQWPVQDLQAGCEWTMNLMDKYAVYFGHVLSNSFYPVLHQAIGVGSAFEGWSPREQDVVYQVLIPMTPPRGHSFHLELDSAEHRQVRNFRVRVQLECTCTKEQQGENVLCFLHQPEEELRRSQDPSLLDTLCTDSYLDVHKTARWFHQLVRAIWPALPQSHNWHLTLLPSRRCCQFQVTNGRESFRIEVLFGVRRGDSDVFVSSQPKEAHTQSTTWPETYAVAETEFFKHVAKQAPPDSLHLKCLQFFTRLVLGFSFSTYSMKTIVMHLLNVVPVSQWRRRDLLRRLLDIREGLRFCVQAKHLNHFIVGNQRLPPNIHLPPDVQRGHTYNLFHRLAEESAAHTQAVSEYRDLRKRFQRILLPER from the exons atgcagggacagcccctgaTGGGAGAACCTTGGGCAGGTcatactgctgctgctgctgctgctgctgctgctgctgc tttgctgcctgccagctgtGTGGGGTCCTGTCCTTCCTGGCCCCGGAGCCCT AGCATTCTCGTCCCTGCTGCCCCCACTGCTAGCTGcctccctcacagccccactCAAGGCCTTCTCTCCATCCTCCCGCAGACCATGAATTCCGTGGTATTGCTCTTCGTGCTCTTGAAAACCCTCATCCAGTACCCACAGCTCGTGGGTGATGTTCCAGATGAGGAAACACGTCTGCGCATGGAAGTGCATGCCAAGCacatggaatgggagaggatTCGGCTGGAGTGGCAGGTGGAGCAGCTGGACCTGAAGCAGAGTGGAGTGGAGCAGTCCTTGCAGCTCTTGGCTCTTGCTGTGCTCCTGTTCCTTGTCTTGGTCCTGTGGCTGATGGGGTGCAAAAAGAGCCTGAGGAGAGAGGAGCCTGAAGAAGGAAACAATGGTGCAAACAAAGAGGAGGTCAGAAATGGGCTTGCAAATGAAGAAGTGGATGTTGGAAAtgcagaagaagaagatgatGCGAATGGGGAGGAAGATGGCAATGGTGATGGTAACGTACAGGAAAACGGCAACGTTGCTGGAAATGGAGAAGATAATATTGAGAACGCAGTTGTCAATGAGGCTGCAAATGCCGCAAACAATGATCTTGCAATCGCGGCCTATGAAGGAGACAACGATTTGGACGATAACGTTGGAAGAACTCTGATGCAACGCATACAGTGGCCTGTACAGGACCTGCAGGCTGGCTGCGAGTGGACAATGAACCTGATGGATAAGTATGCGGTTTACTTTGGACACGTCTTATCAAACAGTTTCTACCCAGTCCTGCACCAAGCCATCGGGGTGGGCAGCGCCTTTGAAGGTTGGAGTCCCCGTGAGCAGGATGTTGTGTACCAGGTGCTCATACCCATGACTCCTCCCCGAGGCCACAGCTTCCACCTGGAGCTggactctgcagagcacaggcaggtgaGGAACTTCCGTGTCCGCGTGCAGCTGGAGTGCACCTgcaccaaggagcagcagggggagAACGTGCTGTGCTTCCTGCACCAGCccgaggaggagctgaggaggagTCAGGATCCCAGCCTCCTAGACACCCTGTGCACCGACTCCTACCTCGATGTGCACAAAACGGCCCGCTGGTTCCACCAGCTGGTGAGAGCCATCTGGCCAGCTTTGCCGCAGTCGCACAATTGGCATTTAACGCTGCTGCCCTCCAGACGCTGCTGCCAATTCCAGGTGACCAATGGCAGGGAAAGCTTCAGGATTGAGGTGTTGTTTGGGGTGCGCAGAGGCGACTCCGACGTCTTTGTGAGCAGCCAGCCTAAAGAGGCCCACACCCAAAGCACAACCTGGCCCGAGACCTATGCTGTGGCAGAGACTGAGTTCTTCAAGCACGTCGCCAAGCAGGCCCCCCCTGACAGTTTGCACCTCAAGTGCCTGCAGTTTTTCACCCGTCTTGTGCTGGGCTTCAGCTTCTCCACCTACAGCATGAAGACCATCGTCATGCACCTGCTCAACGTCGTGCCCGTGTCGCAGTGGCGCAGGAGAGATCTGCTGCGGCGCCTGCTGGATATCCGCGAGGGCCTGCGCTTTTGCGTGCAAGCAAAACACCTCAACCACTTCATTGTGGGGAACCAGAGGCTGCCTCCCAACATCCATTTACCCCCAGATGTTCAAAGGGGTCACACATACAATCTCTTCCATCGCCTGGCCGAGGAATCGGCCGCCCACACCCAGGCCGTTAGTGAGTACCGGGATCTGCGAAAGCGCTTCCAAAGAATCCTTCTCCCTGAACGCTGA